One window from the genome of Candidatus Bathyarchaeota archaeon encodes:
- a CDS encoding DUF86 domain-containing protein yields MEYRVEWVAGEILRLDGVIRRDWVLKRLKEWLAGRGDVDLAVVFGSVAREGLSLRDVDLGVKLSSREAGLLDIGGVISGIAGVLGVSEDRVDVVDIDQAPIHLLWRMLKEGILVKGDGAALEGLRRRVEAYPDLLAEAKRWINLDPDPKVDKMVLESRVAEVRRNVDYVKREVLTRKPGDLRYGEVLALERALHRIAEAMLDVCRHLVAVHSLGLAESYGEYPEKLVQAGKMPGNLAEKLSKLAGLRNILVHRYLEAKTELIYAAAEEVAEELAGQFIEWVKGMDP; encoded by the coding sequence ATGGAGTATAGAGTGGAATGGGTGGCTGGGGAGATTTTAAGGTTGGACGGGGTCATCCGGCGTGACTGGGTTCTGAAACGCTTGAAGGAATGGCTTGCTGGTCGAGGCGACGTCGATCTAGCGGTGGTCTTCGGCTCCGTGGCTAGGGAGGGGTTGAGCCTGCGCGACGTGGATTTGGGGGTTAAACTTTCGAGCAGGGAGGCAGGCCTCCTAGATATTGGAGGAGTTATATCCGGGATAGCGGGGGTTCTAGGGGTGAGCGAGGATAGGGTTGACGTCGTGGACATCGATCAGGCGCCCATACATCTGCTTTGGAGGATGCTCAAGGAGGGGATACTGGTTAAGGGGGACGGGGCGGCTCTGGAAGGGCTGAGGAGGAGGGTTGAAGCCTACCCCGACCTCCTCGCCGAGGCTAAGCGTTGGATCAACTTGGATCCCGACCCCAAGGTGGACAAGATGGTTCTGGAGTCCAGGGTAGCCGAGGTGAGGAGGAACGTGGACTACGTTAAGAGGGAAGTCTTAACTAGGAAGCCGGGAGACCTCCGATACGGGGAGGTGCTCGCCCTCGAGAGGGCCCTCCACAGGATCGCGGAGGCCATGCTCGACGTGTGCCGCCACCTTGTAGCCGTCCACTCCCTGGGGTTGGCGGAGAGCTACGGGGAATACCCTGAGAAGCTGGTGCAAGCCGGGAAGATGCCGGGGAACCTGGCTGAGAAGCTGAGCAAACTGGCAGGGTTGAGGAACATCCTCGTACATAGATACCTGGAGGCGAAGACGGAGCTGATCTACGCGGCGGCGGAGGAGGTCGCCGAGGAGCTGGCCGGCCAGTTCATAGAATGGGTCAAGGGGATGGATCCCTAG